From a region of the Salinispira pacifica genome:
- a CDS encoding M23 family metallopeptidase, protein MKKQKIYLIISILLAAGFFSAACRGSEEVPPAYRPDDSHAEYIRALDGLNLSNTAMGEEWIRLGTPSENPMPLTLLPEREIRYFDPGVPDSAFYLIEGVRGQQISISVEAPEETGYFLDLFGMPGDYIPNSGEQENWAELDFNQLASGSSEAGSTQAEILTGAAEIQFEPRSSRFYLIRIQPRLLEGGSFTVTFQSSASLSWPVENTGVGDVISVFGDGRDGGRRVHHGIDIIAPRGRPLLTPAEVEVLRVGERDLGGKSVSLRDENRGLLYYYAHLDSYADISSGDTLARGAEIGGNGNTGNALGGPYHLHFGIYDRSWRRPLDPWYFLISPVDQLPELPAPDDYPDFQPGDQVAFSESIELFFQPAGRSALPPSPARRDYEGRRLTEQQKPVQTVPWEGSYTAGPLFVSTLNERHHPGVRFTALRSNAMGFRFPDGKIGWLPLDSLDGRVSSSVAALPEDRSGS, encoded by the coding sequence ATGAAAAAGCAAAAAATATACCTGATCATTTCCATTTTATTAGCCGCAGGATTTTTTTCCGCCGCCTGCAGGGGAAGTGAAGAGGTCCCCCCCGCATACCGGCCGGATGACTCCCATGCCGAGTACATCCGGGCGCTGGATGGTCTGAACCTCTCCAACACGGCCATGGGCGAGGAATGGATCCGGTTGGGAACACCTTCGGAGAACCCTATGCCCTTGACACTGCTTCCTGAGCGGGAGATTCGTTACTTCGATCCCGGAGTTCCCGATTCAGCATTTTATCTCATTGAAGGGGTGCGGGGTCAGCAGATCTCAATTTCCGTGGAAGCCCCGGAGGAAACCGGATATTTTCTCGATCTCTTCGGTATGCCCGGGGATTATATTCCGAATTCCGGCGAACAGGAAAACTGGGCAGAACTGGACTTTAATCAGCTGGCTTCAGGAAGCAGCGAGGCCGGGAGCACCCAGGCAGAGATACTCACCGGCGCCGCAGAAATTCAATTTGAGCCCCGTTCTTCAAGATTTTATCTCATACGGATTCAGCCCCGGCTCCTGGAAGGGGGCAGTTTCACCGTCACCTTTCAATCCTCCGCCAGCCTCTCATGGCCTGTGGAAAATACAGGTGTCGGCGATGTAATCAGCGTATTCGGTGACGGCAGGGATGGCGGACGACGGGTGCATCATGGAATCGATATTATCGCACCCCGGGGCAGGCCTCTGCTCACCCCGGCTGAAGTGGAGGTTCTGCGTGTGGGAGAACGGGATCTTGGAGGCAAATCGGTCAGCCTCCGGGATGAGAACCGTGGGCTTCTGTACTATTATGCCCATCTGGACAGCTATGCTGACATCTCATCCGGGGACACCCTCGCCAGAGGAGCTGAAATAGGGGGTAACGGGAATACCGGAAACGCCCTTGGAGGTCCGTACCATCTGCACTTCGGAATTTATGACAGAAGCTGGAGACGTCCTCTGGATCCCTGGTATTTCCTTATTTCTCCGGTAGATCAATTGCCCGAGCTGCCGGCTCCGGATGATTACCCGGATTTCCAACCCGGGGATCAGGTGGCCTTTAGCGAATCCATTGAATTATTTTTCCAGCCCGCTGGGCGATCAGCTTTGCCGCCTTCCCCGGCACGACGGGATTATGAGGGACGGCGTCTTACGGAACAACAAAAACCGGTTCAGACCGTCCCATGGGAAGGAAGCTATACTGCGGGTCCGCTTTTTGTTTCCACCCTGAATGAACGGCATCATCCGGGTGTACGTTTCACGGCTCTTCGCAGCAACGCCATGGGTTTCAGATTTCCTGACGGCAAAATCGGCTGGCTGCCCCTGGACTCTCTGGACGGAAGAGTAAGCTCTTCAGTTGCAGCACTCCCCGAGGATCGCTCAGGTTCATGA
- a CDS encoding glycoside hydrolase family 3 C-terminal domain-containing protein, with protein MKSIQEIRSSLTLEEKASLCSGKDFWNLKSFESKGVPAIMVADGPHGLRKQMESSADHIGIGGSVPATCFPTASAMASSWDTQLLNEVGNALGEECRQEHVAVLLGPGVNIKRSPLCGRNFEYFSEDPYLGGKLAASLIRGVQSMGVGTSLKHFAANNQERRRMIIDAVVDERALRELYLAGFETAVKESSPKTVMCAYNKLNGAFCSENHRLLSEILKEEWGFEGFVVTDWGAVNDRVAGLNAGLDLEMPASGGYNDNLMVEAVQNGTLSENSLNDAVDRILKVVLETHTALQEEFTYDAAAHHRLAQKAESESAVLLKNDKLFPLNSEDFRTEEKHGSQEHKSPKLALIGSFAKEPRYQGSGSSLINPRQLDSAYDAISRELGGDMQLLYAPGYDPADEEPDSRLIQEAVNTAAAADTVIVFAGLPEISESEGFDREHLSMPRSHNDLISAVAQVNPRTAVVLSNGSPVTMPWLDSVPAVLESYLGGQAWGSAISDIIFGRANPSGKLAETFPLSLQDVPSSAQFPGGSASVVYTDSLYVGYRYFSGTGKPVLFPFGHGLSYTRFSYDGLKITGRGTGRTVQCRITNTGSRDGKEVIQLYVHSESSSVFRPEQELKGFSKVSLAPGEEKTVEFRLDDRSFAYWDPGAGDWMVESGNYEIRIAASSADIRLRETIRIDSTQTPSQWAADLRNRIPEFFSPAPELFHDISPESPFRKLLGRPIPPPHWDTREGFTRNSTLEETTRTFIGRILYKAVMREGSRMMSQDADEKSIAMMQAVIREMPLKNLGMMGGDKISMHTVDSLILLLNGKIIRGLGSLLRRK; from the coding sequence ATGAAAAGCATACAGGAAATACGCTCATCCCTTACTCTTGAGGAAAAAGCATCTCTTTGTTCAGGGAAGGATTTCTGGAATTTAAAGAGCTTTGAATCAAAGGGCGTACCGGCCATTATGGTTGCCGACGGCCCCCACGGATTGCGGAAGCAAATGGAGTCCTCCGCCGATCATATCGGGATCGGCGGCTCGGTGCCGGCAACCTGTTTTCCTACCGCCTCAGCCATGGCTTCAAGCTGGGATACCCAGCTTCTCAACGAAGTGGGAAACGCTCTGGGAGAAGAATGTCGGCAGGAACATGTTGCCGTTTTATTGGGACCCGGGGTCAATATTAAACGTTCGCCCCTCTGCGGGCGGAATTTTGAGTATTTCTCTGAAGATCCGTATCTGGGAGGAAAACTTGCAGCATCCCTGATTCGGGGCGTTCAATCCATGGGTGTGGGCACATCTCTCAAACACTTTGCTGCCAACAATCAGGAACGCAGGAGAATGATCATCGATGCGGTGGTGGATGAACGGGCCCTGAGAGAACTGTATCTTGCAGGGTTTGAAACCGCCGTTAAGGAGTCCTCTCCCAAAACGGTGATGTGCGCCTACAACAAGCTGAACGGAGCATTCTGCAGCGAGAATCACCGGCTTCTTTCCGAAATTCTGAAGGAAGAATGGGGCTTTGAAGGCTTTGTGGTAACCGATTGGGGGGCGGTAAACGACAGAGTTGCGGGTCTGAATGCCGGTCTGGACCTGGAAATGCCGGCCAGCGGCGGATACAACGATAATCTGATGGTAGAGGCGGTGCAAAACGGCACCCTTTCTGAAAACAGCCTTAACGACGCCGTGGACCGCATCCTGAAGGTGGTGCTTGAAACCCACACGGCCCTGCAGGAAGAATTCACCTATGATGCCGCCGCCCATCATCGGCTTGCACAGAAAGCGGAATCCGAATCCGCCGTACTTTTGAAGAATGACAAGCTGTTTCCCCTGAATTCAGAGGACTTCAGGACTGAGGAAAAACACGGCTCTCAGGAGCACAAAAGCCCCAAACTGGCACTCATCGGTTCATTCGCCAAAGAGCCCCGGTATCAGGGAAGCGGAAGCTCTCTGATCAATCCCCGGCAGCTGGATAGCGCCTACGATGCCATTTCCCGGGAACTGGGCGGTGACATGCAGCTTCTCTATGCCCCGGGGTATGATCCCGCCGATGAAGAACCGGATTCCAGGTTGATTCAGGAAGCGGTGAATACTGCTGCGGCGGCAGATACCGTTATTGTTTTCGCAGGCCTTCCGGAAATTTCGGAATCAGAGGGGTTCGACCGTGAACATCTGAGCATGCCCCGGAGTCACAACGATCTCATATCCGCAGTTGCCCAGGTGAATCCACGGACCGCTGTGGTTCTCTCCAACGGATCGCCGGTAACCATGCCCTGGCTGGATTCCGTACCGGCGGTGCTGGAAAGCTACCTGGGTGGTCAGGCCTGGGGCTCGGCAATTTCAGACATTATCTTCGGGCGGGCAAACCCGTCGGGAAAGCTGGCTGAAACCTTCCCTCTCTCACTCCAGGATGTTCCCTCCTCCGCCCAGTTTCCCGGAGGAAGCGCGTCAGTCGTATACACAGACTCCCTTTATGTGGGGTACAGATATTTTTCAGGCACCGGAAAACCTGTGCTGTTTCCCTTCGGTCACGGATTGAGCTACACCCGGTTCAGCTATGACGGGCTGAAAATCACCGGCCGGGGAACAGGACGGACAGTACAGTGCCGCATTACCAACACGGGCTCACGGGATGGAAAAGAGGTAATCCAGCTTTATGTTCACAGTGAATCATCATCGGTTTTCCGGCCGGAACAGGAGCTGAAAGGCTTTTCCAAGGTCTCACTGGCACCCGGAGAGGAGAAAACCGTGGAGTTTCGCCTGGACGACAGATCATTCGCATACTGGGACCCCGGCGCAGGTGACTGGATGGTGGAAAGCGGAAACTACGAAATCCGCATCGCCGCATCATCGGCAGATATCAGGCTCCGGGAAACCATCCGGATCGACTCCACCCAAACCCCTTCCCAATGGGCCGCAGATCTGAGAAATCGGATTCCCGAATTCTTCTCCCCCGCCCCGGAGCTGTTTCACGATATTTCACCTGAGTCCCCATTCCGAAAATTGCTGGGACGCCCGATTCCTCCTCCCCATTGGGATACCCGGGAAGGTTTCACCCGGAATTCCACCTTGGAGGAAACAACACGCACGTTCATCGGACGTATTCTGTACAAGGCAGTAATGAGAGAAGGTAGCCGTATGATGAGTCAGGATGCGGACGAGAAGTCAATCGCCATGATGCAGGCCGTGATCCGGGAGATGCCCCTGAAAAACCTGGGCATGATGGGGGGAGATAAAATCTCCATGCACACAGTGGACAGTCTGATTCTCCTGCTGAACGGAAAAATAATCCGGGGTCTTGGAAGTCTCCTCCGGAGAAAATAA
- a CDS encoding aldo/keto reductase, with amino-acid sequence MRKREYGNTGIQLSVIGFGGILVMNETTRDSRLAVSKAVDAGINYFDVAPNYGNAQEMLGPALQQYRKDVFLACKTQLRSGDQAESDLIESFRLLKTDWFDLYQLHAVATREDVEQILAPGGALETLDKAKKEGKVRHLGFSAHSEEAAIALLDAYDFDSILFPVNWVTWYAGDFGKKVLPLAREKHAAILALKALAKHAVPEGHNGPVEKAWYWPVESYEEALTGLRFTLGMEGVTAAVSPGDPRLFEWIIRAEQEYDPLTPGEQTQLEKEAAKYGLIFDAHQSQW; translated from the coding sequence ATGAGAAAAAGGGAATACGGCAACACTGGAATTCAATTATCCGTCATCGGCTTCGGCGGAATTCTGGTAATGAATGAAACGACCCGGGATTCACGTCTGGCAGTCTCGAAAGCCGTGGATGCGGGAATTAACTACTTCGATGTTGCTCCCAACTACGGCAATGCACAGGAGATGCTTGGGCCGGCACTCCAACAATACCGTAAAGATGTATTTCTTGCGTGCAAAACCCAGCTCCGAAGCGGAGACCAGGCAGAGAGCGATCTGATAGAATCCTTTCGTCTTCTGAAAACCGACTGGTTCGACCTCTATCAGCTCCATGCGGTTGCCACCAGGGAGGACGTGGAACAGATTCTTGCCCCGGGCGGTGCACTGGAAACCCTGGACAAGGCAAAAAAAGAAGGGAAGGTACGTCATTTGGGCTTTTCAGCACATAGCGAGGAAGCCGCCATTGCGCTGCTGGACGCCTATGACTTTGATTCCATTCTGTTTCCGGTGAACTGGGTCACCTGGTACGCCGGGGATTTCGGAAAAAAAGTTCTTCCTCTGGCCAGGGAAAAACACGCAGCAATACTCGCTTTAAAGGCCTTGGCCAAACATGCAGTTCCCGAAGGACATAATGGACCTGTGGAAAAAGCATGGTACTGGCCGGTGGAGTCCTATGAAGAGGCATTGACGGGTTTGCGGTTTACTCTGGGAATGGAAGGAGTAACGGCGGCGGTAAGCCCCGGCGACCCAAGGCTGTTTGAGTGGATCATCCGCGCCGAGCAGGAGTACGATCCTCTTACACCCGGAGAGCAGACCCAACTTGAGAAAGAGGCGGCAAAATACGGTCTCATATTCGATGCCCACCAATCCCAATGGTAA
- a CDS encoding HAMP domain-containing protein, translated as MQTPENQEISQLFFRDMENIRQESTGKTVFIAVKETGQMYMNGPSIEYTEAHKYILREDNPADAWFFRTLNDDRNRYELNPDTNREFPSRNIWVNMQVYVDDRIAGVAGTTFPLTRFAGDLSESRIQGHIPVIIDDRSAIVYHPDEKITQANTDQENPEEKILLTDLISFDTSLAARMEILKRSPGETLILNGSGPEGENYVAGLQYIADLGWFFVSMVDIDKVPITMQNTIFRIIVMFIISVLLFYLAIGVLMNRIILHPLRRLESAASRAADGNYSMDFSSSKNDEIGLLGNSFARLLETIRDHTNTLETTINERSNQLKVTQEKLLENRQATAVGKLIISLSHRLNTPLGSALTSADSLSSSIREMKTRLLSNQLSRSEFERLLENAADMNQIVLSNMYRLINIMDVLKSASLDLQQLKESEVDVVELLREVVERVRNSMIPGYPSLHLEQSSPLVIRSFRPALGEVLETILTDILIQDTREDAAISINISLENIPEKREINIQIQDNGTFISDAERREILTPQSISDVNDITREGFRVQLHKANTIIRAVLQGSLEIMNREEGGRLLRIHLPMEIRELTEP; from the coding sequence ATGCAAACACCCGAGAACCAGGAAATATCTCAACTCTTTTTCAGAGATATGGAAAATATCAGGCAGGAAAGCACCGGCAAAACGGTATTTATCGCAGTAAAAGAAACCGGTCAAATGTACATGAACGGACCCTCCATTGAATATACGGAGGCTCACAAATACATCCTCAGGGAAGATAATCCGGCGGACGCCTGGTTTTTTCGTACACTGAATGATGACAGGAACCGGTATGAGCTCAATCCCGATACCAACCGCGAATTCCCTTCACGAAATATCTGGGTGAACATGCAGGTGTACGTGGACGACAGGATAGCGGGAGTGGCGGGAACCACCTTCCCCCTGACCCGGTTTGCCGGGGATCTCTCGGAATCCAGGATTCAGGGGCACATACCCGTGATCATTGATGATAGATCTGCAATCGTCTACCATCCTGATGAGAAGATAACACAGGCAAATACCGACCAGGAAAACCCCGAAGAAAAAATACTTCTTACAGATTTGATATCTTTTGATACAAGTCTTGCAGCCCGCATGGAAATTCTCAAGCGCAGTCCTGGTGAAACACTGATTCTCAATGGATCGGGACCGGAGGGTGAAAACTATGTCGCAGGACTGCAGTACATAGCCGACCTGGGATGGTTTTTTGTTTCCATGGTAGACATAGATAAAGTTCCCATTACCATGCAAAATACCATATTCCGAATTATTGTGATGTTCATCATATCCGTACTGCTGTTTTATCTTGCCATTGGTGTACTGATGAACAGAATCATTCTCCATCCTCTGCGGAGGCTGGAATCCGCAGCTTCCAGAGCTGCGGACGGGAATTACAGCATGGATTTTTCCAGCTCAAAAAATGATGAGATTGGCTTACTGGGAAATTCATTCGCCCGGCTCCTGGAAACAATCCGGGATCATACAAATACTCTTGAGACTACCATCAACGAACGGAGCAATCAGCTGAAAGTCACCCAGGAGAAACTCCTGGAAAACCGGCAGGCCACTGCGGTGGGCAAACTGATCATCAGCCTTTCTCACCGACTGAATACCCCCCTGGGAAGCGCACTTACCTCCGCCGACAGTCTCAGCAGCTCTATACGTGAGATGAAAACCCGGCTGCTATCCAATCAGCTGAGCCGGAGTGAATTTGAGAGACTGCTGGAAAATGCCGCCGACATGAACCAGATCGTTCTCTCCAACATGTACCGGCTCATTAATATTATGGATGTCCTCAAATCAGCAAGCCTAGATCTCCAACAGCTGAAAGAAAGCGAAGTGGACGTGGTTGAGCTGTTACGGGAGGTTGTGGAACGGGTCCGAAACTCCATGATCCCCGGATATCCCTCTCTTCACCTTGAGCAGAGCAGTCCTCTGGTTATCAGGTCGTTCAGACCGGCTCTGGGTGAAGTATTGGAAACAATTTTGACAGATATTCTGATTCAAGATACCCGGGAAGATGCGGCGATCTCCATAAATATCTCCTTGGAGAACATTCCGGAAAAACGGGAAATCAATATTCAGATACAGGATAACGGTACGTTTATCAGCGATGCTGAGCGAAGGGAAATTCTGACTCCCCAGTCAATCTCTGATGTAAATGACATTACCCGGGAAGGTTTCAGGGTACAATTGCATAAGGCCAATACCATCATCCGGGCGGTGCTGCAGGGAAGCCTGGAAATTATGAACAGAGAAGAAGGAGGCAGATTATTGCGTATTCACCTTCCCATGGAGATACGGGAACTCACAGAACCATAG
- a CDS encoding helix-turn-helix transcriptional regulator: MTNIVLIIQLFLLLISSAGLFSLWLIHRRSPSKISRLLCLIFLLLELNQLRFIVVTLLPADLLATRSVMTLQAGIAIGVIFAVYIILASLLDLLESGTVLRNGILAAVAVLVQSVRVLVAFTPVEIDPLYSYVLSLFLISAYIFWAGYVFRRKVDAAVSSGLRILLQRLGSLTMFFAPVSFAVYSLGYLLQLNFSLSLDSVLLVLWSSVTIQLLLEYLNRVGSIPGFIGERADAAQSYGLSPRESEVLPLVLKGLNNREIGETLYISYTTARTHVSHIFEKVGVKSRVELISRLLND, translated from the coding sequence ATGACGAATATTGTGTTGATCATTCAACTTTTTCTTCTTCTTATCTCTTCGGCGGGTTTGTTCAGCCTATGGCTCATCCACAGGCGCTCTCCTTCGAAAATTTCAAGGCTTCTGTGCCTTATTTTTCTCCTTCTGGAGCTGAATCAGCTGCGGTTCATTGTGGTAACGCTGCTGCCTGCGGATTTGCTTGCAACCCGGTCTGTAATGACTCTTCAGGCGGGCATAGCAATTGGGGTAATTTTCGCCGTATACATAATCCTGGCATCATTACTGGACCTTCTTGAATCAGGAACCGTACTGCGGAATGGCATTCTTGCAGCTGTTGCGGTTCTGGTGCAATCGGTGAGGGTTTTGGTTGCTTTTACTCCTGTGGAGATTGACCCTCTGTATTCATATGTTCTTTCCCTGTTTCTGATTTCAGCATATATCTTTTGGGCCGGGTACGTATTTCGAAGGAAAGTGGATGCAGCCGTGTCATCCGGACTGCGCATCCTGCTTCAACGGCTGGGATCATTAACCATGTTTTTTGCACCCGTTTCGTTTGCCGTATATTCCCTGGGGTATCTTTTACAGTTGAATTTTTCACTCAGTCTGGACAGTGTACTGCTGGTCCTTTGGAGCTCTGTGACCATTCAACTGCTTCTGGAATATCTGAACAGGGTGGGAAGCATTCCCGGATTTATCGGTGAAAGGGCGGATGCTGCACAAAGTTACGGACTTTCACCCCGGGAAAGTGAGGTGCTTCCCCTGGTGCTCAAGGGCCTGAACAATCGGGAAATCGGTGAAACCCTGTACATCTCCTATACAACAGCCAGGACTCATGTGTCTCACATCTTTGAAAAGGTGGGGGTAAAAAGCAGGGTGGAACTGATTTCAAGGCTGCTGAACGATTAA
- a CDS encoding diguanylate cyclase domain-containing protein produces MNAHKPERVLKRPLLVSATATLVLFGVFAVLISSRIQQNLASERLGEYNSVISFQSEIEELLFTNVQRLEGFRAWLELNEGPDSPGTREFLDKLLQGQEGNIRSVSVIEDTTIVWTYPRRGNEGAIGNNLALVPQQRISVLYVKETGKAAITEPVNLLQGGRGLIVRSPIQVNGEYWGQLGIVLDAGQVFRQIDTRGEEMGIEYALFLKEKFPEESFYGDAGILDRDPLVAEIGILNASWSLALMPEDGWSNQAPSSILSGVAALLLSLGFGFLMYLLLSTRSRLREQAIFDALTGLHSRGYFVSYSSTLIARAEREKSAFALVLLDVNNLKPVNDNYGHKAGDMVLRSIGYLLKKNCRSSEAAFRTGGDEFMLLLSDISTEDELNLAMKRFRKELKFPLKFNGVQVTVSVSMGAALFPRDGSSIGELTDAADTRMYRDKREQKQESGITGSE; encoded by the coding sequence ATGAATGCACACAAACCTGAAAGAGTATTAAAGCGACCGCTTCTTGTCTCAGCAACGGCAACCCTGGTGCTGTTCGGTGTGTTTGCAGTTCTCATAAGCAGCCGTATTCAGCAAAACCTGGCCTCCGAACGCCTTGGGGAATATAACTCCGTTATCAGCTTTCAATCTGAAATTGAAGAGCTTCTGTTCACCAACGTTCAACGCCTGGAAGGTTTTCGTGCATGGCTGGAACTCAATGAAGGACCGGATTCCCCGGGTACCCGGGAATTCCTCGACAAGCTTCTGCAAGGTCAGGAAGGTAATATCCGCAGCGTTAGTGTCATCGAGGACACCACAATAGTGTGGACCTATCCACGCCGGGGCAACGAAGGCGCCATCGGAAACAACCTGGCTCTGGTACCGCAACAACGAATTTCCGTTCTCTATGTCAAGGAGACCGGTAAGGCAGCCATCACCGAACCTGTAAATCTTCTCCAGGGCGGCAGGGGGCTGATCGTGCGAAGCCCGATCCAGGTGAACGGGGAATACTGGGGGCAGCTGGGTATTGTGCTGGATGCAGGTCAGGTATTCCGTCAGATCGATACCCGGGGGGAAGAAATGGGCATCGAGTATGCCTTGTTTCTCAAAGAGAAATTTCCCGAAGAAAGTTTTTACGGCGATGCCGGCATTCTGGACAGAGATCCCCTGGTGGCTGAAATCGGAATACTCAATGCAAGCTGGTCGCTGGCCCTCATGCCTGAAGACGGCTGGTCGAATCAGGCCCCGTCATCCATCCTCTCAGGTGTTGCCGCATTACTCTTGTCCCTGGGTTTCGGATTTCTCATGTACCTGCTTCTCTCAACACGAAGCCGGCTCCGTGAGCAGGCAATTTTTGATGCCCTCACCGGATTACACAGCAGAGGATATTTTGTCTCCTACTCTTCAACTCTCATCGCCAGAGCAGAAAGAGAAAAATCCGCATTTGCGCTGGTACTCCTGGATGTGAACAATCTCAAGCCGGTGAACGACAATTACGGCCACAAGGCGGGAGACATGGTGCTCAGGAGCATCGGGTATCTGCTGAAAAAAAACTGCAGGTCTTCAGAAGCCGCATTTCGCACGGGAGGAGATGAATTTATGCTGCTTCTCTCGGATATCAGCACGGAGGATGAACTGAACCTTGCCATGAAACGTTTTCGCAAAGAGCTGAAATTCCCCCTGAAATTCAACGGAGTTCAGGTTACCGTCTCCGTAAGCATGGGGGCTGCACTTTTTCCACGGGATGGAAGCAGCATTGGTGAGCTGACGGATGCGGCGGATACCCGAATGTACCGGGATAAGCGTGAGCAAAAGCAGGAGTCTGGTATTACCGGTTCCGAGTAG
- the uppS gene encoding polyprenyl diphosphate synthase, whose translation MKNDNRGTPGHIGIIMDGNGRWAEYRGLNRSAGHKEGLVAAKNIVKQARDSGVKYLSLYTFSTENWRRTEDEVNFLMGLIKTSLKKEYRFYRENEIRVLHSGDLSRLPEDIRREIYDVEHDTRNFGKLTVNLAINYGGRDEIIRAVQSAQSDGINLIDLNERRITRYLDQPELPDLDLVIRTGGEQRLSNFMIWRASYAELYFSPTFWPDFQAAEFRGILEWYRGRQRRFGGTG comes from the coding sequence ATGAAAAACGATAATCGGGGAACACCCGGGCATATCGGGATAATAATGGACGGCAACGGACGATGGGCGGAGTACCGGGGTTTGAATCGCAGCGCCGGACATAAAGAAGGCTTGGTGGCCGCCAAAAACATTGTGAAACAGGCCCGTGACTCGGGGGTGAAATATTTAAGTCTCTACACTTTTTCCACCGAAAACTGGAGGCGCACCGAAGATGAGGTTAACTTCCTCATGGGGCTGATCAAAACCAGTCTGAAGAAAGAGTACCGGTTCTACCGCGAGAATGAAATCCGGGTGCTTCACTCGGGGGATCTGAGCAGACTTCCGGAGGACATTCGAAGAGAAATATACGACGTGGAGCATGACACCCGGAATTTTGGAAAACTCACGGTCAATCTTGCGATTAACTACGGCGGGCGGGACGAAATTATCAGGGCAGTTCAGTCGGCTCAATCCGACGGTATCAATCTTATCGATCTGAATGAGCGGCGGATTACCCGGTATCTGGATCAGCCGGAGCTGCCGGATCTTGATCTGGTAATCCGAACCGGTGGAGAGCAGCGGCTGAGCAATTTCATGATCTGGAGGGCCAGCTATGCCGAGCTCTATTTTTCGCCCACGTTCTGGCCCGATTTCCAGGCGGCGGAATTCAGAGGGATCCTGGAGTGGTACCGGGGACGTCAGCGGCGGTTCGGAGGAACCGGCTGA
- a CDS encoding YbaN family protein produces the protein MSKKKYIRKAVYRVFGILFTIVGLVGIVLPVIPTTGPLILASGFFIHSSPGLHRWLNGNRVTGPYIRAYTEKRGLSLRRKLGTIAFLWFGLSVSAYIMRDSTWVLLLLAAVGVGVSIHVATIRGEVPFGADADSSSSAEIKGDVSPEGESIEEEISEAEGKDLA, from the coding sequence TTGTCGAAAAAAAAGTATATCCGAAAAGCTGTGTATCGCGTTTTCGGCATCCTGTTCACGATTGTGGGGCTGGTGGGAATAGTACTTCCGGTAATACCCACAACAGGTCCGTTGATCCTTGCCAGCGGGTTTTTTATCCATTCCAGTCCTGGACTTCATCGCTGGCTCAACGGGAATAGAGTTACCGGTCCGTATATCCGGGCTTACACCGAGAAGCGGGGGCTGAGTCTCCGGAGAAAGCTGGGAACTATCGCATTTTTGTGGTTTGGATTAAGCGTATCCGCCTATATCATGCGGGACAGTACCTGGGTTCTGCTTCTTCTCGCTGCGGTGGGTGTGGGCGTAAGCATTCATGTGGCCACGATCCGTGGGGAGGTTCCGTTTGGTGCGGACGCTGATTCGTCTTCCTCAGCGGAAATCAAGGGGGATGTGAGCCCGGAGGGTGAGAGCATTGAGGAGGAAATCAGTGAAGCAGAGGGTAAGGATCTTGCATGA